DNA from Azospirillum humicireducens:
CTTACGGTTTGCAGGGGATGGCATCGACGGCGCTGGCGACCAAGAGCTTCAAGCTTGGCAATGACATTGACGCCAGTGGAACGGCCAGTTGGAATTCCGCGGCCGGTTTCGTTCCGGCCGGCGACGGCACGACCGCTTTCACCGGTGCCTTCGACGGGCAGGGATACGCCATTTCGGGGCTGACGATCGCCCGACCGACCACCGATTACGTGGGTCTGTTCGGCGTCATCGGCGCTGGCGGCACCGTCAACAACGCGCGCCTGTCGGGGACGGTTTCCGGGCGAAGCTATGTCGGCATGCTGGCCGGACGGAACCAGGGGGTGATTTCGGGAAGTTACAGCACCGGCACCGTTACAGGGAGTGCCGCCGGCTCCTACGTCGGCAATCTGGTGGGGGAGAATAACGGCGGCACCATCGGTACGTCCTTCGCCACCGGGTCGGTCAGTGCGGGCGGCTCCAACCTGGGTGGGCTGGCCGGGGCCAACGACGGCGCCGGCAGCATTCAAAATTCCTATGCCACCGGGGCGGTGAGCGGCACCGGCGGCACTTCGGACAGCATCGGCGGTCTGGTCGGCTTGAACAGCGGCACCGCCACGGTCACCAACAGTTACGCAACCGGTTCGGCGACCACCAGCGGATCGGGGACCAACATCGGCGGTCTGATCGGACAACTGACCGGCGGGACGGCCAGCGGCAGCTTCTGGAACACGGCCAGTTCCGGCCTTGGCGTCGGCGTCGGTTCCGGGACGGTCGCCGGGGTCACCGGGCTTGATGCCGCCGGCATGAAGACGCTGTCGAACTTCACCGCCGCCGGCTGGAGCGCCGACGATCAGGGCGGCACCGCAACGACGTGGCGGGTCTACGACGGCTATACGGCGCCGCTGCTGCGTGGCTTCCTGACCAGCCTGACGGTGACCGGTGGCAGCGGCACGAAAACCTACGACGGCAGCGCCAGCACCACCAGCGTCGGCACGCTGACCTATGCGCCGGGGGGCTATACCACCGCTTTGGTCAGCGGCACGGCGCGTTATGTCGCCAACAGCACCAATGCCGGCACCTATTCCGGCGGTTCATTGACGCTTGGCGGGCTCTATTCCAGCCAACTCGGTTATGACATTACCTTCGCGCCCGGCACGCTGACGGTGAACCAGGCGGCGTTGACCGTGACCGCCAACAACGCCAGCAAGACCTACGACGGGCTGGCCTACAGCGGCGGCAACGGCGTCAGCTACAGCGGCTTCGTCAATGGCGAGACGGCGGCGGTGCTCGGCGGGACGCTGGCCTATGGCGGCACCGCCCAGGGTGCGGTGAACGCCGGCACCTACACGCTGACCGCGTCCGGCCTCAGCTCCGCCAACTACGCCATCGCCTACGCGCCCGGCGCGCTGACGGTGAACCAGACGGCGCTGACGGTGACCGCCAACAACGGCACGAAGACCTACGACGGGCTGGCCTACAGCGGCGGCAACGGCGTCAGCTACAGCGGCTTCGTCAATGGCGAGACGGCGGCGGTGCTCGGCGGGACGCTGGCCTATGGCGGCACCGCACAGGGCGCGGTGAACGCCGGCACCTACACGCTGACCGCGTCCGGCCTCAGTTCCGCCAACTACGCCATCACCTACGCGCCCGGTACGCTGACAGTGAACCAGGCGGCGCTGACGGTATTGACGGTGACCGCCAACAACGCCAGCAAGACCTACGACGGGTTGGCCTACAGCGGCGGCAACGGCGTCAGCTACAGCGGCTTCGTCAATGGCGAGACGGCGGCGGTGCTCGGTGGAACGCTGGCCTATGGCGGCACCGCACAGGGCGCAGTGAACGCCGGCACCTACACGCTGACCGCGTCCGGCCTCAACTCCGCCAACTACGCCATCTCCTATGTGCCGGGCACCCTCACCATCAATCAGGCGGCGCTGGTGGTGACCGCCAACAACGCCAGCAAGACCTACGACGGACTGGCCTATAGCGGTGGCAACGGTGTCAGCTACAGCGGCTTCGTCAATGGCGAGACCGCGGCGGTGCTCGGTGGAACGCTGGCCTATGGCGGCACCGCACAGGGCGCAGTGAACGCCGGCCGCTACACGCTGACCGCGTCCGGCCTCAACTCCGCCAACTACGCCATCTCCTATGCGCCGGGCACCCTCACCATCAATCGGGCGGCGCTGACGGTGATGGCGGGCAACGCCACGAAGACCTACGACGGACTGGCCTATAGCGGTGGTAACGGTGTCAGCTACAGCGGCTTCGTCAACGGCGAGACCGCGGCGGTGCTCGGCGGGACGCTGGCCTATGGCGGCACCGCACAGGGTGCGGTGAACGCCGGCATTTACGCGCTGACCGCGTCCGGTCTCAGCTCCGCCAACTACGCCATCTCCTATGCGCCGGGCACCCTCACCATCAATCGGGCGGCGCTGACGGTGATGGCGGGCAACGCCACGAAGACTTACGACGGGCTGGCCTACAGCGGCGGCAACGGCGTCAGCTACAGCGGCTTCGTCAATGGCGAGACGGCGGCGGTGCTCGGCGGGACGCTGGCCTATGGCGGCACCGCACAGGGCGCCGTGGACCCCGGCCGCTACACGCTGACCGCGTCCGGCCTCAGCTCGGCCAACTACGCCATCACCTACGCGCCGGGTGCGCTGACGGTGGACAGCATCGTGAACGGCGGGGGGAGCACCACACCGGTCGCGCCCGCGTCCGACGCGCCGACGGCGAGCACGCTCATCCGCATCACCCGCGCGGCGAGTGAAGGGGACAGTCCCGGCGGTACGGCGGCCGGTGACGGGGTCACACCCGCCGGCGGGGGCGGGGCGTTTCGTTCCCCGTCCAACGCTCCATCCACACCGGCGCAGCCCGTCCTCGTCGTCGCCCCGAACCCGATCCGGGTGGGGAGCGCGCCATGACCCGCCCCTGGCATCATCGTGGACGGAAGGGTGTTCAAGGACCTCGCCGGTGGTGCGTCCTCGCCGTCCCGGCGATCGTCGCCACCATCGCCGGGCATGCGGCGGCGACCGGCCTGCCCGGCGGCTCCAGCGCTCTGCGTGAAACCTACGACCGGTGGGAGGTCGCGTGCGTCGCCCAGGAGACGTCGCCCCGGTGTTTCATGATGCAGACCTTGCTCGACGGGGAGTCCCGGCAGCGCCTGCTGACCGTCGAGGTGCTGCCGGCTCCCGGCGGCACGGCGACGGCGACCCTGATCATGCCGTTCGGTCTGGATCTGGCCAAGGGCGTGACCCTGTCCTATGGAGATGATGCAAAGGGGCCGAGTCGGCCGATCACCACTTGCCTGCCGATCGGGTGCATCGTCCCACTGGCGTTCGACGCCGCCACGATCGCCGGCTTGAAGAAAGCCGCGACCCTGACCGTCGGCGCGGTCACCATGGATGGCGGCAAGGCGGTTCGGATCCCGGTTCCGCTCAAGGGATTTCCGGCCGCCTTCGCCCGGATCTCCGCGATGTCCAACTGAGGGCGCGCCGACCGCGCAGCCGCGATCTTTTCCACTGCCGCGGTCGTGGCGATATCCGCTACACAAAGCGTTCCAGCATCAGCCAGGTTGCAGCGCACCGATGTTCGACCTCAAGACAATCGTCGCCGTCCTGTTCTTCAACGCGCTGATGCAATCGGTCGTGTGGACACTGATGTGGTTGTCCTTGCGCCGCTTTGCCGCGTTGAAGTTCGTCGCCGGCGGGCTGCTGCTGGTCGCCATCGGCCTTTTCCTGTTCATGCAGCGGGAAACGCCCCCCGAGCCCTGGCGCGTCATTCTCGACAATCTGCTGATCAAGGCCGGTCTTCTGATGCTCGCCGACGCGCTGGCACGTTTTCTGGGACAGCCGCGCTATCCCCGGCTCGCTGTGGCGTGGTTCGGTCTCCACGCGGCGATCTGGAGCACCGCGGTCATTCTCACCCCGAGCGATCTCGGCCCGCGCGTCCTGTCGGCGGTGATCTACACCTCCGTCGTCATGCTCTTCATGTGCGCGACCCTGATGCGCGACCGCAGCCAGCCGAGGGCGTTGCGCTGGATCACCATCGGCATTCTGGTGGAATACATCGTGGCGATCAGCGGCGTGTACCTGATGGGAGTCACCCTGCGATCCGGCGGCACGGCCGAGACGGCGGTCCTGACGAACGGCGATGGTTGGTTCTTCCTGCAGGCGAACCTGTTCCTGATGGCCTATTTCGGCTGCATGCTGTTCATGGTCAGCAACCGATTGGCCGTCGATCTGAGGATGCAGAACCACGCCCTTGCCCAGGAAGTCCAACGGCGGCGCGAACTGGAGGCGGAACTGTCCGCCAGCCTGGAGGCCGAGATGGCGCTGCGCAAGGATCAGGAACAGTTCATCCGCATGGTCGGGCATGAATTCCGCACCCCGCTGGCGATCATCAAGCGGGCAACGGAGATGACCGGCCTGATGCTGCCCAATCCCCCTGCCGGCGTGACCGAGCGTCTGGGATGGATCGACGATGCGGTCAGCCGGCTGATCACCCTCATCGACCGGTTCCTGGTGATCGACAGCCGGGATGGCGGGGTGCTGCAGATCGAGGACATCGACGTCAACGCCATGCTGGAGGATGTCGACCGCCATTTCGAGGCGTTGGGGATGGCCCCGCGGCTGCGGGTCGAGCCCTATCCGGGCACGTTGATCTACCGCGGCGATCCCGACATGCTGCTGACGGTGATGATCAATCTCGTGGACAACGCGCTCAAATATTCTCCGCCGGACAGCGTCGTCGATGTCCGGGTGTCGAGCATCGACTCTGCCATTCTGCTGATGGTGACAGACGCTGGCATCGGAATCCCCGAGGAGGAGAAGGGCCGGATCGGAAGCCGTTTCTATCGCGCGTCCAACACCCGCGCGGCGACCGGCACCGGCCTGGGGCTGTACAACAGCCGCCGGCTCCTGGCCTATCACAACGGGACGCTCACGCTGGCCCGGCGCCAAGTCGCCTCCGGGGGCGACCCCAAGGGCGACCGCAGGAACGGTGGCGCGGGAACGGTCGCCACGGTCAGGCTACCGCTGCCCGGCCCGAACGCCGCCATGGACAGTGCGCGAAAGGTCGATGCACCATGAGCTGGATTCTGGTGGTGGAGGATGAGCCGGCACTGCGCGCCGATCTCGTGACGTATCTCGGCATGCGGGGCTTCACCGCGGAGGGGGCGGGGTCCGCCGCCGCCATGGCGGAGCTGATGGCGACGCGACCGGATCCGGCCGTGGTGATCCTCGACATCGGCCTGCCCGACGGCGACGGGCGGGAAATCGCGCGCCGGCTGCGCGCAGAGCGCACCTGCGCGATCATCATGCTGACCGCCCTCAGCGAAGCCGACGAGCGGGTGCGCGGCTATGACAGCGGTGCCGACATCTACATGGTCAAGCACACCTCGTTGCGGGAGATCGAGGCGGCGATCAACAGCCTGCTCCGCCGGATCCAGGAACCATCTCACCGGACGCAGCAGTCCCCCCCCCGACCCTGGGTCCTCCACCGGCCGAGCTGGAGCCTGATCGCTCCCGATCTCAGCGCGGTGAAGCTGACCGCCACCGAGGTGGCGTTTCTGACCGTGCTGATGAACACCATCAACGAGACCTGCCTGCGCGACGACCTGGTCCACGCCATGGCCCGCCGCTATACCACCTTCGACAATCGCCACCTCGACGCGGTGGTCAGCCGCCTGCGGCGCAAGATCGCCAAATCCACCGATCTTCCCTCGCCGATCAAGGTGATCTATGGCACCGGCTATGCCTTCACCAGCCCTGGACGGATCGACTGAGATGATGTGCATGCTCCCCTTTCCTCGGCATCGGAGTATGCCGGGATGCGGTGTTTGTCTGACATTGCAGTGGAGGGCAGTGTGGCCGAGGGCTCTGTTGCAAAGTTGGCAGGAAGGCGGCGAAATGGCTGGATGCTGTTGGGAGCCAATCCGTGTCGGGCTTCACGGGGCGCCACTTCGAGGGTGAGATCCTGCTGTGTGGGGTGCGCTGGGACTGCCGGTACGGCGTCAGCTGCCGTGATCTCGAGCAGATGACGGCCGAGCGCGGCGTCGCCGTCGATCAATCAACGATCTACCGCTGGGTGCAGAAGGACGCCCCGGAGATCGAGACGCGGCCACGCTGGCAGCGGTACTGCCCCCGATCAACCAGCTGGCAGGTCGACGAGACCTACGTCAAGGTGGGCGGCAAGTGGGCCTACCTGTACCGGGCCGTCGACAAGCATGGCGACACCATCGACTTCTCCCTCTCTCCCTCGCGCGACACCGCCGCCGCCAAGCGCTTCCTGTCCAAGGCGCTGAACGGTCTGAAGGCGTGGGAGACGCCGACGGCCATCAACACCGACAAGGCGCCAACCTATGGGCCGGCCCTGGCGGAACTGGAGGCCGAGGCCGTGCAGTTCATCAGCCGACAGCTCGAACTCCAGGACGCACAGCGTCGGCGGTGATGTCCATATCCATCATCTCCCGCCTGCCGGCCAACTTTGCAACAGAGCCCTTGGTCTTCCAGGTGCAGAAGGTCGCCTCGCTGACCCCGTGCCGGCGGTACATGTCCGCCGTTTTCTGCCCGGCCTCCTGCTCCTTCAGGATGCCGATGATTTGCTCCTCGCTGAACCGGCTGCGTCTCGTGTGTCCGTCTTCTCTCGATGACGGACTCTACCCAGTCCTGGAGGAGTTTTCGGGTCTCGGGTCAGAGGCCGTCGATCATTCCCCGATGATCGCAACAGCACGTGTCCAACCCGCAGATGCACCGCGGATCTTGTGGGGAAAGCAGGACATCATGAAGCCGAAAGGCGGCAGGGCTTCCAGATTGTGCAGCTTCTCCAGATGGCAATAGCCGATGTCGCGCCCGGCCTTGTGCCCTTCCCAGATCAGACTCTTGTCGCCGGTCTCGACATATTTCTTCGCGGTGTAGGAGAAGGGGGCGTCCCAGCTCCAGCCATCGGTGCCGGTCACCCGCACACCGCGTTCGAGAAGGTACATCGTCGCCTCATAGCCCATGCCGCAGCCGGCGTTGATGAAGTCATCATGGCCGTAGCGCGAGCCGGCGCGGGTGTTGACCAGCACGATCTCCAGCGGTTGCAGCGTATGGCCGATGCGGGCGAGTTCTGCCTCCACCTCCGCCGCGGTGACGACATGGCCGTCGGGCAGGTGGCGGAAATCCAGCTTCACACCGGGTTGGAAACACCAGTCCAGCGGTACCTCGTCGATGGTGATCGACCGGCGCGGCTCGCCCAGCTTGGCGTCCATCGTCGGATGGAAATGGTAGGGCGCATCGAGATGCGTGCCGTTGTGGGTGGTCAGCCTCACCCATTCCGCCGCCGCCGCCTTGCCATCCGGCAGATCCTCGCCCTTCAGGCCTGGGATCAGCCGCTCGAAGGTCGCGACTGACTCGTCATGCGTCTCATATTCGATCGTCGGGCGCAGGCCCGGGGGATCCGAAAAGACATCGTTTTCAAGATAAATGGAAAGATCGATCAGACGGCGAGCCATGGCTGGTCCTCCCCATGGGTGATTTTCTGAGCCTAACCACCCGGTTTCACTTGAGAAATTGATTGTCATGATCATGACAATCGGCGATACAGATGATCTGTTCCTATCGATTGCGCCGGCAGTGACCGCATGAATTTCAACCGTTTGGATCTGAACCTGCTGGTCGCCCTCGACGCCCTGCTGGAGGAACAGAGCATCACGCGCGCCGGCGAACGGCTGCATCTCAGCCAGTCGGCGATGAGCGGGGCGCTGGCCCGGCTGCGCGACTATTTCGGCGACGAGCTGCTGGTTTCGGTCCGGCGCAAGATGGTGCCGACCCCCCTGGCAGAGCTGCTGCGCCCCCGCATCCGCGCCATCCTGCTGGACATCCAGGCGACGCTGGAAACCCGGCTGGACTTCGATCCCGCCAGCGCCAAGCGCCATTTCCGCATCATTGCGTCCGACTATGTGCTGGCGGTGCTGGGCATTCCCGCCGTCACAAAGCTGTCGAAGCTCGCCCCCGGCATCACCTGCGAGTTCCTGTCGCAATATGCGCAGCCGACCGATCTGCTGGAACGCGGCGAGGCCGATTTCCTGATCATGCCGCACCCCTACCTGTCGCCCGACCACCCGTCGCGGCAGCTGTTCGAGGACGATTACGTCTGCGTCGTCTGGAAGGACAACGAGCTGGTCGGCGACAGCCTGACCGAGGCGGAGTATCTGGCGCTCGGACACATCACCACCCGGTTCGGCAACACAAGGCGCATGCCCTCCTTCGAGGAATGGTTCGTCTCCAACGGTGGCCGTGCCCGCCGGCTGGAGGTCGTGACGTACGATTTCAACTCC
Protein-coding regions in this window:
- a CDS encoding invasion associated locus B family protein, giving the protein MTRPWHHRGRKGVQGPRRWCVLAVPAIVATIAGHAAATGLPGGSSALRETYDRWEVACVAQETSPRCFMMQTLLDGESRQRLLTVEVLPAPGGTATATLIMPFGLDLAKGVTLSYGDDAKGPSRPITTCLPIGCIVPLAFDAATIAGLKKAATLTVGAVTMDGGKAVRIPVPLKGFPAAFARISAMSN
- a CDS encoding sensor histidine kinase, which translates into the protein MFDLKTIVAVLFFNALMQSVVWTLMWLSLRRFAALKFVAGGLLLVAIGLFLFMQRETPPEPWRVILDNLLIKAGLLMLADALARFLGQPRYPRLAVAWFGLHAAIWSTAVILTPSDLGPRVLSAVIYTSVVMLFMCATLMRDRSQPRALRWITIGILVEYIVAISGVYLMGVTLRSGGTAETAVLTNGDGWFFLQANLFLMAYFGCMLFMVSNRLAVDLRMQNHALAQEVQRRRELEAELSASLEAEMALRKDQEQFIRMVGHEFRTPLAIIKRATEMTGLMLPNPPAGVTERLGWIDDAVSRLITLIDRFLVIDSRDGGVLQIEDIDVNAMLEDVDRHFEALGMAPRLRVEPYPGTLIYRGDPDMLLTVMINLVDNALKYSPPDSVVDVRVSSIDSAILLMVTDAGIGIPEEEKGRIGSRFYRASNTRAATGTGLGLYNSRRLLAYHNGTLTLARRQVASGGDPKGDRRNGGAGTVATVRLPLPGPNAAMDSARKVDAP
- a CDS encoding response regulator transcription factor, coding for MSWILVVEDEPALRADLVTYLGMRGFTAEGAGSAAAMAELMATRPDPAVVILDIGLPDGDGREIARRLRAERTCAIIMLTALSEADERVRGYDSGADIYMVKHTSLREIEAAINSLLRRIQEPSHRTQQSPPRPWVLHRPSWSLIAPDLSAVKLTATEVAFLTVLMNTINETCLRDDLVHAMARRYTTFDNRHLDAVVSRLRRKIAKSTDLPSPIKVIYGTGYAFTSPGRID
- a CDS encoding cyclase family protein; this translates as MARRLIDLSIYLENDVFSDPPGLRPTIEYETHDESVATFERLIPGLKGEDLPDGKAAAAEWVRLTTHNGTHLDAPYHFHPTMDAKLGEPRRSITIDEVPLDWCFQPGVKLDFRHLPDGHVVTAAEVEAELARIGHTLQPLEIVLVNTRAGSRYGHDDFINAGCGMGYEATMYLLERGVRVTGTDGWSWDAPFSYTAKKYVETGDKSLIWEGHKAGRDIGYCHLEKLHNLEALPPFGFMMSCFPHKIRGASAGWTRAVAIIGE
- a CDS encoding LysR family transcriptional regulator, giving the protein MNFNRLDLNLLVALDALLEEQSITRAGERLHLSQSAMSGALARLRDYFGDELLVSVRRKMVPTPLAELLRPRIRAILLDIQATLETRLDFDPASAKRHFRIIASDYVLAVLGIPAVTKLSKLAPGITCEFLSQYAQPTDLLERGEADFLIMPHPYLSPDHPSRQLFEDDYVCVVWKDNELVGDSLTEAEYLALGHITTRFGNTRRMPSFEEWFVSNGGRARRLEVVTYDFNSAIQLVIGTQRVVTAHRRLADRQARFLPIRLVPLPLPMPRLAEHLQWHQYQDRDPANRWMRDLLASCAERPDG